Proteins from a genomic interval of Garra rufa chromosome 4, GarRuf1.0, whole genome shotgun sequence:
- the ccnd2b gene encoding G1/S-specific cyclin-D2b, which translates to MELFCLEKDTIMRAQRDPNIFCDERVLQSLLTVEDRYVPQGPYFKCVQKDIQPFMRRMVATWMLEVCEEEKCEEDVFPLAMNYLDRFLAAVPTRKCYLQLLGAVCLFLASKLKACQPLSARKLCMYTDNSIRSQQLLEWELVVLSKLKWNLAAITPLDFIEHILHKLPYPEDRLTLIRKHTQTFIALCATDHSFTMYPPSMIATGCVGAAVCGLQPDQSNQNMWGDNLTELLAKITHTEVDCLKSCQEQIEQLLTSSLKESQQQHQQQQEGRASNKGMQSQNLSCTPTDVRDVNL; encoded by the exons ATGGAACTTTTTTGCTTGGAAAAGGACACAATCATGCGAGCCCAGAGAGATCCCAACATCTTCTGCGATGAAAGAGTATTGCAAAGTCTTTTAACAGTGGAGGACCGATATGTTCCGCAGGGACCCTATTTTAAATGTGTCCAAAAGGATATTCAGCCTTTTATGAGGCGGATGGTCGCGACGTGGATGCTGGAG GTTTGTGAAGAGGAGAAATGTGAAGAAGATGTCTTTCCCTTGGCTATGAACTACTTGGACAGATTTTTAGCTGCAGTTCCTACAAGAAAATGTTATTTGCAGCTCTTAGGGGCTGTGTGTCTCTTCCTGGCTTCAAAATTAAAAGCATGCCAACCGCTGTCGGCCAGGAAGCTCTGCATGTACACAGACAACTCTATAAGATCTCAACAACTGC TGGAGTGGGAGTTGGTGGTTCTTAGTAAATTGAAATGGAACCTGGCTGCCATCACCCCACTTGACTTTATCGAACACATCCTGCACAAACTGCCCTACCCCGAAGACAGACTGACGCTGATTCGCAAACACACGCAAACCTTCATCGCCCTCTGTGCAACAG ATCACAGCTTCACCATGTACCCTCCCTCCATGATCGCCACAGGATGTGTGGGGGCAGCAGTATGTGGCCTCCAGCCTGACCAGAGCAACCAAAATATGTGGGGGGACAATCTGACAGAGCTGTTGGCTAAAATCACCCACACTGAGGTG GACTGTCTGAAGTCATGTCAAGAGCAGATCGAGCAGTTACTGACCAGTAGCCTGAAAGAAAGTCAACAACAGCATCAACAACAACAGGAGGGCAGAGCCAGCAACAAAGGGATGCAATCTCAAAACCTGTCCTGCACCCCGACAGATGTGCGTGATGTCAACTTATGA
- the tmem209 gene encoding transmembrane protein 209, with the protein MQRNLWFGRGSSADMTPSKEAMSSLIEKTIKLRREEQARQVVLAWAVLNMSLAGMIYTEMSGKLLSRYYNITYWPIWYIELALASLFSLNALFDFWKYFKYTMAPSTIAISPEQLQLLGLKGSGIQASPPQKQEKKEAPVSDQSSPLQGQNVLSFSPGRPSSTSPKFSPSCVSGFSPPLSSPSSAGGPFSPSMAFGKVLNYSPSPSSSPYPSNLGPAEGTSLRARYRTSPSVFNSPGGKEDYIDDLKALEKFLRTEEEKSHRSQLGSPESTSPRHSPSFWNYSRSVGDYAQSLRKFQYQPACRSQAPSAHKDDTELGSKQAAEEVWARITTSRMVTDSIDSWTAKLRNWINDTVLVHLVREIDSVNGQLRRMGCPELQIGETSISSLKQAALVKASAIPTLNAIVQYLDVTPNQEYLVERIKELAHSGCMSSFRWNGGGDLKNRKWDTDLPTDSAILMHVLCTYLDSRLPPHPKYPDGKTFTSQHFIQTPDKPDMSNENLFCIHQSSTNPPHYQLVYQGHIYSLPKGRNNLFHTILMFLYIIKTKESGMLGRVNLGLSGVNVLWIFGD; encoded by the exons ATGCAGAGGAA CTTATGGTTTGGTAGAGGATCCAGTGCAGATATGACACCATCAAAGGAAGCCATGTCCTCCCTCATCGAAAAGACCATAAAGCTGAGGAGGGAGGAACAGGCAAGGCAGGTTGTCCTGGCATGGGCCGTGCTGAATATGTCTCTGGCTGGGATGATCTATACTGAGAT GTCTGGGAAGCTTCTTAGCAGATACTATAACATAACCTACTGGCCCATCTGGTATATTG AGCTTGCCTTGGCTTCCCTGTTCAGTCTCAATGCACTTTTTGACTTCTGGAAGTATTTCAAGTACACTATGGCCCCGTCCACGATCGCCATCAGTCCAGAGCAACTTCAACTTCTTGGACTCAAGGGCTCAG GGATTCAAGCTTCTCCACCTCAGAAACAAGAAAAGAAAGAAGCTCCAGTCTCAGACCAGTCGTCACCCCTGCAGGGACAGAATGTACTCAGTTTTAGCCCTGGGCGACCCTCAAGCACCAGCCCCAAGTTTTCCCCCAGCTGTGTGTCTGGGTTCAGTCCACCTCTGAGCAGCCCTTCTTCAGCCGGAGGACCCTTCTCACCCTCCATGGCATTTGGCAAG GTGTTGAACTATAGTCCATCTCCAAGCTCTTCTCCATACCCAAGCAACCTCGGACCGGCAGAGGGCACCAGTCTCCGTGCTCGGTACCGCACATCCCCGTCAGTCTTTAATTCACCCGGAGGCAAGGAGGACTACATTGATGACCTGAAGGCTTTGGAGAAGTTTTTACGTACAGAAGAGGAGAAAAGCCACCGCAGTCAATTGG GGAGTCCAGAGTCAACATCTCCAAGACACAGTCCATCGTTCTGGAACTATAGTCGTTCAGTGGGGGATTACGCACAGAGTCTAAGGAAGTTTCAGTATCAGCCGGCCTGCCGTTCGCAGGCACCATCTGCTCATAAAGACGACACAGAGCTGGGCTCTAAACAAGCTGCTGAAGAG GTCTGGGCAAGAATCACGACGAGTCGTATGGTGACAGATAGTATTGACAGCTGGACTGCTAAACTAAGAAAT TGGATAAATGACACCGTTCTAGTTCATCTGGTCAGAGAGATTGACTCGGTCAACGGTCAGCTCAGGAGGATGGGTTGCCCTGAGCTCCAGATTGGAG AGACCAGTATCAGCAGTCTCAAACAAGCTGCTCTGGTCAAAGCTTCTGCAATCCCCACCCTCAATGCTATCGTACAGTATCTGGATGTCACACCAAACCAGGAGTATCTTGTGGAGAGAATCAAGG AACTTGCCCATAGTGGCTGCATGAGCTCTTTTCGCTGGAATGGAGGAGGAGATCTGAAAAACCGGAAATGGGACACAGACCTTCCGACAGACTCTGCG ATCCTGATGCATGTGCTATGTACATACTTGGACTCACGACTTCCTCCACATCCTAAGTATCCTGATGGAAAAACCTTTACATCCCAGCATTTTATACAGACACCTGATAAACCAG ACATGTCCAATGAGAACCTGTTTTGCATTCATCAAAGTAGCACAAACCCTCCTCATTATCAGCTAGTCTACCAGGGCCACATCTACAGCTTGCCTAAG GGCAGAAATAACTTGTTTCATACCATCCTGATGTTTCTCTACATTATCAAAACCAAGGAGTCTGGCATGCTGGG GAGAGTGAATCTTGGTCTTTCAGGAGTGAATGTACTCTGGATCTTTGGGGACTGA